The DNA window TAATCCTGTTGAACATATATGGGATGATTTCCGTGAAAAATATTTCCATAGTCACTTTTTTGATTGTTTCGACTCTTTTGAAAATCACCTGGAAAAATCATTGTTTGACTTAGAAAATAATAAAGAGCGGGTACTCTCTACTGTTGCCTGGCCCTGGATTATCAATGCTCTCATGAATTAGAATTGGAATTATTTAAGGCAGAAATTGAGTCAAAGATTGAAAGAGCGAGTAAAGAAAATATTAAATGGATGTTTTTGTTTTGGATTGGCCAGTTGGCTGCATTTACTGTAATTTTGAAAATGTTCATTAAATAACCAAAGACGCCTCTAACCCCCAAAGTCTTCATTTCAAATAACGGCTTATAGACGCGGCTTAGCAATAATTTCAAGGATTTTTAGATCGAAAAATCTTTTAGAAGCAGCGCTTCGGATAACCAAAACAGTATCTGCTCCTCTGCCGGTTCCAGCCACGGCTAAAACGTCAACACCCTCGGCAATAAGCCCGGCATCGGCTGCCATCATGACAATCTCACAGCATACCTTTGTGCCCTCTCCAAAACGCCTCAGCGACTGTGCCACTATCAATGTTGGATACAGACCGTTAAACTTCTGCGCAAAGGCGGATTCAATTGAATGAGTCACCATGGTCCCTGTGTAGAGGATTGCGCCGTTTTGTTTTATCTTTGATGCTATCTCGGGCTGAATTTCATCCGTATTAGCCTCCT is part of the Nitrospirota bacterium genome and encodes:
- a CDS encoding transposase, encoding MQIFIDELAYRHPNHRVVMILDNAGWHKTKSLKIPSNMKFKYLPPYSPELNPVEHIWDDFREKYFHSHFFDCFDSFENHLEKSLFDLENNKERVLSTVAWPWIINALMN